Proteins encoded together in one Meles meles chromosome 7, mMelMel3.1 paternal haplotype, whole genome shotgun sequence window:
- the NUDT4 gene encoding diphosphoinositol polyphosphate phosphohydrolase 2 isoform X1 produces the protein MMKFKPNQTRTYDREGFKKRAACLCFRSEQEDEVLLVSSSRYPDQWIVPGGGMEPEEEPGGAAVREVYEEAGVKGKLGRLLGIFEQNQDRKHRTYVYVLTVTEILEDWEDSVNIGRKREWFKVEDAIKVLQCHKPVHAEYLEKLKLGCSPANGNSTVPSLPDNNTLFVTAAQTSGLPSSIR, from the exons ATGATGAAGTTCAAGCCCAACCAGACGCGGACCTATGACCGCGAGGGCTTCAAGAAGCGGGCGGCGTGCCTGTGCTTCCGGAGCGAGCAGGAGGACGAG GTGCTGCTGGTGAGCAGCAGCCGGTACCCCGACCAGTGGATTGTCCCTGGAGGAGGCATGGAGCCAGAGGAGGAACCTGGTGGCGCTGCCGTGAGGGAGGTATACGAAGAG GCTGGAGTCAAAGGAAAGTTAGGCAGACTCCTGGGCATATTTGAG CAGAACCAAGACAGAAAGCATAGAACGTATGTTTATGTTCTTACTGTCACTGAAATATTAGAAGATTGGGAAGATTCTGTTAATATAG gaaggaagagagagtggTTCAAAGTAGAAGACGCCATCAAAGTTCTCCAGTGTCATAAGCCTGTACATGCAGAGTATCTGGAAAAACTAAAGCTGGGTTGTTCTCCAGCCAATGGAAATTCCACAGTCCCTTCCCTTCCAGATAACAACACCTTGTTTGTGACTGCCGCACAGACCTCTGGGTTGCCATCCAGTATAAGATAG
- the NUDT4 gene encoding diphosphoinositol polyphosphate phosphohydrolase 2 isoform X2, whose amino-acid sequence MMKFKPNQTRTYDREGFKKRAACLCFRSEQEDEVLLVSSSRYPDQWIVPGGGMEPEEEPGGAAVREVYEEAGVKGKLGRLLGIFENQDRKHRTYVYVLTVTEILEDWEDSVNIGRKREWFKVEDAIKVLQCHKPVHAEYLEKLKLGCSPANGNSTVPSLPDNNTLFVTAAQTSGLPSSIR is encoded by the exons ATGATGAAGTTCAAGCCCAACCAGACGCGGACCTATGACCGCGAGGGCTTCAAGAAGCGGGCGGCGTGCCTGTGCTTCCGGAGCGAGCAGGAGGACGAG GTGCTGCTGGTGAGCAGCAGCCGGTACCCCGACCAGTGGATTGTCCCTGGAGGAGGCATGGAGCCAGAGGAGGAACCTGGTGGCGCTGCCGTGAGGGAGGTATACGAAGAG GCTGGAGTCAAAGGAAAGTTAGGCAGACTCCTGGGCATATTTGAG AACCAAGACAGAAAGCATAGAACGTATGTTTATGTTCTTACTGTCACTGAAATATTAGAAGATTGGGAAGATTCTGTTAATATAG gaaggaagagagagtggTTCAAAGTAGAAGACGCCATCAAAGTTCTCCAGTGTCATAAGCCTGTACATGCAGAGTATCTGGAAAAACTAAAGCTGGGTTGTTCTCCAGCCAATGGAAATTCCACAGTCCCTTCCCTTCCAGATAACAACACCTTGTTTGTGACTGCCGCACAGACCTCTGGGTTGCCATCCAGTATAAGATAG